The following coding sequences are from one Neurospora crassa OR74A linkage group I, whole genome shotgun sequence window:
- a CDS encoding ferric reductase transmembrane component produces the protein MNYGQKGAWAQDALRNAASAVSSTSSSMLAVRDVQNSGDEGGDPLDLIPSEKLEYLLKLVRALFDARFIASCYNIAVLFTISVFAGLHWRKFRNDRRQWLARIRGKKSDSVQRTTMTSTTTVQPPSSPASSSRSRPGTSTPTGNWKDNLVDLERSPLLRGRTSSLTINSTRLGRKSTTIGNTVSSWLARQPPPIPIINRTLPSNGTSLFIALWILLNIFFQMLLIPLRWDFFFVFGDKMGFMFIVNLPLLYLLSAKNQPLRLLTGYSYEALNIFHRRVGEMMCFMALVHFVSMVIWQFVLAEDWMLASKTAWAYFTHPLILCGLGTFTSYELLYFTSLGSFRQRWYELFLASHVVLQIAALVFLWFHFYTSRPYVSLSLAIFVLDRLVWRLRFKRATVTADIQVLEDGQTFLVSADWDILPRPRPSQDQQPWWKSPPWSFFSFFHPNKSILNGWHPTDHVFLTVPSLGGSHALQAHPFTIASAAPVINPHSTSAAAGEQQQQQQQPTHAWFNLLIRSYSGFTSDLLRHAQAGHARVSVQLDGPYGSSHALDMLRASRSAILVAGGSGIAVTFPLVWALLQQPKQDLLLSDAEEEEDEGEEDKVARRVSPSTRRQKQRVHMLWVTHSRSHRGWIPQEQFDELVALGLDLVIPEPTEDAGRPDVAGIVKGWILDAASDGLECGVVVSGPDGLNRTVRNTCADAIGEGLDVRIAVEKFGW, from the coding sequence ATGAATTACGGGCAAAAGGGCGCATGGGCGCAGGACGCTCTGCGCAACGCCGCATCCGCCGTATCCTCTACCTCATCGTCCATGTTGGCGGTCCGAGATGTCCAGAACAGTGGTGATGAGGGTGGCGACCCCCTTGATTTGATCCCCTCAGAAAAGCTCGAATACCTCTTGAAGCTCGTTCGGGCTCTCTTCGACGCACGCTTCATCGCCAGCTGTTATAACATCGCTGTGCTCTTCACCATCTCCGTCTTCGCAGGTTTGCACTGGCGTAAATTCAGAAATGACCGACGACAGTGGCTGGCTAGGATAAGGGGTAAAAAGTCAGATTCAGTCCAAAGGACGACAATGACATCGACAACAACGGTCCAaccgccttcttcgccggcATCATCCAGCCGGTCCCGCCCCGGCACATCCACACCCACTGGCAACTGGAAAGACAACCTCGTTGATCTTGAACGATCGCCCCTTTTACGAGGGCGCACATCCAGCCTCACCATCAACTCAACCCGTCTCGGCCGCAAGTCAACAACCATTGGCAACACTGTCTCCTCCTGGCTCGCCCGTCAACCGCCacccatccccatcatcaaTCGCACCCTCCCCAGCAACGGCACCTCGCTCTTTATTGCGCTCTGGATCCTGTTGAACATCTTCTTCCAGATGCTCCTGATCCCGCTCCGCTgggacttcttcttcgtctttggCGACAAAATGGGCTTCATGTTCATCGtcaacctccccctcctctacctcctGAGCGCCAAGAACCAGCCTTTGCGCTTACTGACCGGCTACTCGTACGAAGCGCTCAACATCTTCCACCGCCGCGTTGGCGAGATGATGTGCTTCATGGCGCTGGTGCACTTCGTCAGCATGGTCATCTGGCAGTTCGTCCTGGCTGAAGACTGGATGTTGGCTTCCAAGACTGCATGGGCGTACTTTACGCACCCGCTTATCCTGTGCGGTCTGGGCACTTTCACGTCGTATGAGCTGCTCTACTTTACCTCCCTGGGGAGTTTCCGACAGCGATGGTACGAGCTCTTTCTGGCCTCGCACGTCGTACTCCAGATCGCCGCGCTCGTGTTTCTCTGGTTCCACTTCTACACCAGCCGTCCCTATGTCAGCTTGTCACTCGCCATCTTTGTCCTCGACCGGCTCGTCTGGCGACTGCGCTTTAAGCGAGCCACCGTCACGGCCGACATCCAAGTGCTGGAAGACGGCCAGACCTTTCTGGTCTCAGCCGACTGGGACATCCTTCCCCGTCCTCGACCCAGTCAAGACCAACAACCCTGGTGGAAGTCGCCGCCCtggtccttcttttccttcttccacccaAACAAATCCATCCTCAACGGCTGGCACCCCACAGACCACGTCTTCCTCACCGTCCCCTCCCTAGGCGGTTCCCACGCTTTGCAAGCCCACCCATTCACCATCGCCTCTGCCGCCCCCGTTATTAACCCTCACTCCACATCAGCGGCGGCAGgcgaacaacagcaacagcaacagcaacccacCCACGCATGGTTTAATCTCCTCATCCGCTCCTACTCCGGCTTCACATctgacctcctccgccacgcCCAAGCGGGCCATGCCCGTGTGTCGGTGCAACTAGACGGGCCGTACGGCTCTTCGCACGCGCTGGACATGCTTCGGGCATCGAGGAGTGCGATTCTGGTGGCCGGAGGGAGTGGCATTGCGGTTACGTTTCCTTTGGTGTGGGCTTTGCTCCAGCAACCGAAACAAgatttgttgttgtcagacgcagaagaggaagaggatgagggggAAGAAGATAAGGTAGCAAGAAGGGTATCGCCGTCAACCAGGCGGCAGAAGCAGAGAGTACATATGCTCTGGGTGACGCACTCGAGGTCACACAGGGGTTGGATACCGCAAGAGCAGTTTGATGAGTTAGTTGCGCTGGGACTGGACTTGGTCATTCCGGAGCCAACGGAGGATGCGGGGCGGCCGGATGTGGCGGGGATTGTGAAGGGATGGATCTTGGATGCGGCGAGCGATGGGCTGGAGTgcggggtggtggtgtcgggGCCGGATGGACTGAATAGGACGGTGAGGAATACTTGTGCTGATGCGATTGGGGAAGGATTGGATGTACGGATAGCGGTTGAGAAGTTTGGGTGGTag